A genomic region of Chloroflexota bacterium contains the following coding sequences:
- the lon gene encoding endopeptidase La — translation MPRKRIQKQTIIPEPSSIIEMALVPIRDAVIFPLMVSPLTVARERSIRAVEAASADNKPIGLFLQRDPETTEPGIDDLHLTGTHTTIGRVLRLPDGNASVIAQGEGRIRLLEITQTDPYVCALVAPIPEVSQKDLPTEALMRAVLALFEKVVQLSHGLPDDAYIAAMNADTPGWLADLVAFTLNADLAKRQELLETFDPVTRLQKVSVLLAKELDVLELQNKIHSRVQEEVDKTQREFYLREQIRVIQTELGEMDPQAREVAELREKIAKAGMPKEVLDKAEHEINRLAQMPNAAPETGIIRTYVDWLVTLPWTKATTDNLDITAAAKLLDEQHYGLKKAKERILEYMAVRKLAAEKMRSPILCFVGPPGTGKTSMGRSIAQSLGRAFVRVSLGGVHDEAEIRGHRRTYIGALPGRIVQTMKRAGTVNPVFMLDEIDKIGADFRGDPSAALLEVLDPEQNHAFSDHYLDVSYDLSKVMFITTANILEPIPPALRDRMEVIEFPGYIEEEKVAIAKHFLIPRQKEEHGLTEAPHFADEAIRGLIREYTYEAGVRNLEREIANICRKVARTIAENKRAPAQITRESLYKFLGPTKFTYGVAEERDEIGVATGVAVSEAGGDTMAVEVTLMRGKGGLMLTGQLGDVMQESAQAALSYARTNAQKLGLKANFDKLDIHIHVPEGAVPKDGPSAGITIATALISALSRRPVHREVAMTGEITLRGRVLPIGGLRDKVLAAHRAGLKTMLIPKKNKKDMVDLPKKVEREMNFVYVERMDQVLPIALSRVRGVRRIDITPGIGRGVK, via the coding sequence ATGCCCAGAAAGCGTATCCAAAAACAAACGATTATTCCAGAGCCATCCTCCATCATCGAGATGGCGCTCGTGCCGATTCGTGATGCGGTGATTTTTCCGCTCATGGTTTCGCCGCTGACCGTCGCGCGTGAACGTTCGATTCGCGCGGTCGAAGCCGCGTCTGCCGACAACAAACCGATCGGTTTGTTTCTCCAGCGCGATCCCGAAACGACGGAACCCGGTATTGACGACTTGCATCTCACGGGCACGCACACGACGATCGGACGCGTGTTGCGATTGCCGGACGGCAATGCGAGCGTCATCGCGCAAGGCGAGGGGCGCATTCGGTTGCTCGAAATCACGCAGACCGATCCGTACGTCTGCGCGCTCGTCGCGCCGATTCCCGAAGTCTCGCAAAAAGATTTGCCGACCGAAGCGTTGATGCGCGCAGTGCTCGCGCTGTTCGAAAAGGTCGTTCAACTCAGTCATGGTTTGCCGGACGACGCGTACATCGCGGCGATGAACGCGGACACCCCCGGCTGGCTCGCCGATCTCGTCGCGTTCACGTTGAACGCGGACCTTGCCAAGCGACAGGAATTGCTCGAAACGTTCGACCCCGTCACGCGATTGCAAAAAGTATCGGTTCTGCTTGCCAAAGAATTGGACGTACTCGAATTGCAGAACAAGATTCACTCGCGCGTGCAGGAAGAAGTGGACAAGACGCAGCGCGAGTTTTATCTGCGCGAGCAAATCCGCGTGATTCAAACTGAACTCGGCGAGATGGACCCGCAAGCGCGCGAGGTCGCCGAGTTGCGCGAAAAGATCGCCAAAGCGGGAATGCCAAAAGAGGTGCTCGACAAGGCAGAGCACGAAATCAATCGGTTGGCGCAGATGCCGAACGCCGCGCCGGAAACCGGTATCATTCGCACGTATGTGGATTGGCTCGTCACGTTGCCGTGGACGAAAGCGACGACCGACAATCTCGATATCACCGCGGCGGCGAAACTGCTCGACGAGCAACACTATGGTTTGAAGAAAGCGAAAGAACGCATCCTCGAATACATGGCGGTGCGTAAACTCGCCGCGGAAAAAATGCGCTCGCCGATTTTGTGTTTCGTCGGACCGCCGGGCACCGGCAAGACTTCGATGGGACGCTCGATCGCACAATCGCTGGGACGCGCGTTCGTGCGCGTGTCGCTCGGCGGCGTGCACGACGAAGCGGAAATTCGCGGTCATCGCCGAACGTACATCGGCGCGCTCCCCGGTCGCATCGTGCAAACGATGAAACGCGCCGGCACCGTCAACCCGGTCTTTATGCTCGACGAGATTGACAAGATTGGCGCGGATTTTCGCGGTGATCCGAGCGCGGCGCTCCTCGAAGTGCTCGACCCCGAACAGAATCATGCGTTCAGCGACCACTATCTCGATGTGTCCTACGATTTGTCGAAGGTGATGTTCATCACGACGGCGAACATTCTCGAACCGATTCCGCCGGCGTTACGCGACCGCATGGAAGTGATCGAGTTCCCCGGTTACATCGAAGAAGAAAAGGTCGCGATCGCGAAACATTTTTTGATTCCGCGCCAAAAGGAAGAGCACGGTTTGACGGAAGCGCCACACTTTGCCGACGAGGCAATTCGCGGCTTGATTCGCGAATACACGTACGAAGCCGGTGTCCGCAATCTCGAACGCGAGATCGCGAACATTTGCCGCAAGGTCGCGCGTACGATTGCGGAGAACAAACGCGCGCCCGCGCAGATCACGCGCGAGTCGCTCTACAAATTCCTGGGTCCGACGAAATTCACGTACGGCGTTGCGGAAGAGCGCGACGAAATCGGCGTGGCGACCGGCGTGGCAGTCTCCGAAGCCGGCGGCGACACGATGGCGGTCGAAGTGACGTTGATGCGCGGCAAGGGCGGCTTGATGCTCACCGGTCAGTTGGGCGACGTGATGCAAGAATCCGCGCAAGCCGCGCTGTCGTACGCGCGCACGAACGCGCAAAAACTGGGTCTGAAAGCGAATTTCGACAAACTCGATATTCACATTCACGTGCCCGAAGGCGCGGTGCCCAAGGATGGTCCCTCGGCGGGGATCACGATTGCGACCGCGCTTATCAGCGCGCTCTCGCGTCGTCCCGTTCATCGCGAGGTTGCGATGACTGGCGAGATTACGTTGCGCGGACGTGTGTTACCCATCGGTGGTTTGCGCGATAAGGTGCTCGCCGCGCATCGCGCGGGTTTGAAGACGATGCTGATTCCAAAGAAAAATAAAAAAGACATGGTGGACTTGCCGAAAAAAGTCGAGCGCGAAATGAATTTTGTCTACGTCGAGCGCATGGATCAGGTTCTGCCGATTGCATTGTCGCGCGTGCGCGGCGTACGGAGGATTGATATAACACCTGGCATCGGACGCGGAGTCAAGTAA
- a CDS encoding bifunctional folylpolyglutamate synthase/dihydrofolate synthase — MTFQDALQYIYSFATYEIIPATAAVPKNLKLERMPHLLAALGNPHHRFQSVHIAGTKGKGSTAAMTESILRAAGYRTGLYTSPHLHTFCERIQVAGKMISRDEVVAGVAKLKPIVAEFPNITTFEIITALAFDHFATHAVDFAVIEVGLGGRLDATNVVTPRVAVITSISYDHTAILGDTLTKIAREKAGIIKPGIPVVSAAQNEEARLVIEATAHERGALYVQVTQDNLFRAANMTHRIAADSQTLDGQRIVWSRVEQADALDLRLLGRHQIANATTVLAAIAMLREQGIAISDDAIREGFANVQWQGRFEILSRDPCVILDGAHNADSAHQLVATLRDFFPRAGLHFVFGSSNDKDIAGMLTELLPHAASFTITRSHSARAADPGQIAQLCAQSGVRAMLAPDPITALQLAQEQARPGDVVCATGSLFVVAEVRAAWFAARGTPVESDDV, encoded by the coding sequence ATGACTTTTCAGGACGCTCTCCAGTACATCTATTCCTTTGCCACGTACGAAATCATCCCAGCCACCGCGGCGGTTCCCAAGAATCTAAAGTTGGAGCGAATGCCGCATCTGCTTGCTGCCCTGGGCAATCCACACCACCGCTTTCAATCCGTGCATATTGCCGGCACGAAAGGGAAGGGCTCGACCGCCGCGATGACGGAGAGCATTTTGCGCGCGGCGGGGTATCGCACTGGCTTGTACACCTCGCCGCACCTCCACACGTTTTGCGAGCGCATCCAAGTCGCCGGCAAAATGATTTCGCGTGACGAGGTCGTCGCCGGCGTCGCCAAGCTCAAGCCAATTGTCGCCGAGTTTCCGAACATCACGACTTTTGAAATCATCACCGCGCTCGCGTTCGATCACTTTGCGACGCACGCGGTTGATTTCGCCGTGATCGAAGTTGGGCTGGGCGGTCGCCTCGACGCGACGAATGTCGTCACGCCGCGCGTCGCGGTCATCACTTCGATTTCGTACGATCACACCGCGATCCTGGGTGATACGCTCACAAAGATCGCGCGCGAAAAAGCCGGCATCATCAAACCCGGCATCCCCGTCGTGTCCGCCGCACAGAACGAGGAGGCGCGCCTAGTGATCGAGGCGACCGCGCACGAACGCGGCGCGCTGTACGTACAAGTTACCCAAGACAACTTGTTCCGCGCGGCAAACATGACGCATCGCATTGCCGCGGATTCGCAGACGCTTGACGGACAACGCATAGTCTGGTCGCGCGTGGAGCAAGCCGATGCGCTCGACTTGCGTTTGCTCGGCAGGCATCAAATCGCGAACGCGACCACGGTGCTCGCTGCGATCGCGATGTTGCGCGAGCAAGGCATCGCGATTAGTGATGACGCGATACGCGAAGGGTTCGCCAACGTCCAGTGGCAAGGACGCTTTGAGATTCTCTCTCGCGATCCGTGCGTGATCCTGGACGGCGCGCACAACGCGGATTCCGCGCATCAACTCGTTGCAACGCTCCGCGATTTTTTTCCGCGCGCCGGCTTGCATTTCGTTTTCGGTTCGTCGAACGACAAGGACATCGCGGGCATGTTAACGGAATTATTGCCGCACGCCGCGTCGTTCACGATCACGCGGTCGCACAGCGCGCGCGCGGCAGACCCAGGACAAATCGCGCAACTGTGCGCGCAGTCCGGCGTGAGGGCGATGCTCGCGCCGGATCCGATCACCGCGCTGCAACTCGCGCAGGAACAGGCGCGCCCCGGCGATGTGGTCTGCGCGACCGGTTCGCTCTTTGTCGTCGCCGAAGTTCGCGCGGCATGGTTCGCCGCGCGCGGCACACCCGTCGAAAGTGATGACGTATGA